The Sorangiineae bacterium MSr11954 DNA segment CTTCGCCCGCGCGCAGCTCCTCGTCGGCGCCGGCCAAGACGACCTCGACCCGCCCCATCCATCGGCTTATGATCTCGAAGAGCCGCATTCGGTCATCCCTCGTCCTTCTGCGTTCCTTTTTCGGTTCTTCTTCGCTTCGTTCGAGCTTCCGCGCTCACCCTTCCACCTCGGTGGCCAGCAGCGCCTTCAGGTGCGCGGGATCGATGCGCACCGAGAACACCTTCGCGCGATCGGCGATCACGAGCCCTGGCGGGGCGCGCCTTGGTTTTCGCACGTACCGGCGCGGGGTGTACGTCACGTCGATGATCGGCTCGCCGCGCGCCTCGGAGAAGTGTCCCGCCAGGCACGCGGCGTCCGCGAGCTCGGCCTCCGTCAGCGCTTTTCCTTTTTCGTTCCATGCAATGACGTGTGCGCCGGGCTGGTCCTTCGCATGCAACCAGAGATGATACGGGCGCGAAACTTGAAACGTGAGCTCGTCATTCAGCTCGGCCCGCCGCCCCACCAAAATCCGCATCCCGCTGCGCGCCGTGAACGTCCGAAAGGGCGGCTTGCGTCCCTCCGACAGCGCTTTGGCCTTCGGGGAGATCGGGCGAACGGCGCCGGGGATCACGCCGCGAACATCGTGCGGGAGCGCCGCGATGGCGCGCTGCCGTAACTCCGCGAGGCGCCCTAAGGGCGAGGGAGCCGAATCGCCATTCCGCTCCCCGTCGCGAAGTTCCCCGCCGTCACCCATCCCGCCGTCACGCGCCCCCTCGTCGTCCGCCACGATCCCGTGCAACTCTGCCCGCAACTCGTCCACCGCCACGATGGCCCGCTTCGCCTCGGCGAGCCGCTCGCCGGCCAGCGGCCTCCCACGCCGCAGCCGGCGCGCCCGTTGAAAGGCCGCCTCGACTTGTTCGCGTGCCGTTCGGCTCGGATCCAGCGGAAACGTCAGCTTCTGCTCCTCGCCCTCGGGGGACCAGTCGCTCACCTCCAGGAACCGAGCTCCACGGGGTGCGCGCGCCGCCGCCGCCACCAGCCAAGGTGCGCGGGCCGCCCAGGCCTCCGCTTCGTCGATGCGGTCGAGATCGCGTTGGATCGCGAGGACGCGTTGCGACAGGCGCTTTCGTGCGCGGGTCAGCGCGGAGGTGAGGGCGAGCGCGTCCTCCCGCGTGGAATCCCGCGATCGGCCGTCTTTTTGCGGTGGGTTGGACATCGGTGATCCTTTGTCATCCTACCTTTCGCCGAGCGGCTATAGTTGGAAACAGATTGGAGAGGGCGTGAATCGAACGAGCTTTCCCGCAGGCCAGGTGAGCACTTCGTTCGTGAAGGCGCTCTTGATGTACCTCGAGGCGGAAAAAGGCCCGGCCGAGGCGGACGCCTGGCTCCATCGTTGCCACATCCAACGCGACGATCTCGATGACGAGACCCGCCCCATGTCCCTCATGGCGCTCCACGATGCGCTGGTCGCCTTCGTCGACGTGGCCTCGCGCGCGGCCATCATCCAGGCGTGGCGGTTCATCATCCTGCCCGACAACCTCGGGTTCTGGATGCGCGTGCTGCGCGGAACGAGCGGCCCGCTCGATGCGTTCTCCCGCCTGGACGCCAACGAGAGCGAGTACGGCCGCACCACCCGCTGGCAGACCCTCGTCGCCGGAAACGCCATGTGGCGCGGAAGGGTGCATATTGCACACGATCCCCGCATCGAGGAGGATGGCCTCCTCGACGATATGCGCGTCGCCCAGCTGAGCGCCGTCCCCGCGCTGTTCGGCTACGGGCGCGGCCACGTGGTCTCCCTGGGCAAGCGCAAAGGCGGCATCAGCGAGCTCGCGTGCGACTACGAGGTGCGCTGGTACCCGTCGCGCGTCGCGGTCTGCACCACCATCGCGGGCGCCATCGGCTCGATCTTGGGCGGCGCCACCTTCTTCACGGACCTGTCGCTCACCGGGCAGCTCCTGTGCGTGGGCGCCACCGCCACCGGCGGCGCCCTCTTTGGCGCCGCGTGGGCGCGCGAGCACCGAAGGCGCGCCGAGGTCTTCGCCCAGTCGATGCGGGTCAACGCGCTCGAGCGCAACCTGGCCCTCAAAGAGACGCGCGAGCGGGTGGCGGCCGGGAGGCTCGAAGGCACCGTGGTGGCCGGCCAATACCGCATCAAGCAGCGCATGGGATCGGGCGCCAGCGGCGTCATTTACGAGGCGTGTCGTGTCCGCGACGATCTGCCGGTGGCGATCAAGCTCCTGCGCGCCGCCGCCGCGCACGACGCCGTGGCCTCGGACCGCCTGCGGCGCGAGGCGGAGGCGCTCGGCCTCGCGTGGCACCCCAACGTGGTGGAGATGATCGACCACGGGCACCTGCCCGATGGCACCGCGTACCTGGTGATGGAGCTGCTCGAGGGCGAGTCCTTGGCCGTGCGCCTTCGAAACAAGGGCGCCCTCTCGCCCGATCACCTCCTCCCCGTGGCCCTTCAAATTTGCGAAGCGCTCATCGCCGTGCACGCGGCCGGCGTGGTGCACCGCGATCTCAAGCCGTCGAACCTCTTCATCGAGCAGCCGGTGCCCGAGGCCGGCGCCGCGCGCCCGCCCGAGCGGGTCAAGCTCCTCGACTTCGGCATCGCGCGCGTGGAGTGGGAGGAGACGCGCATCACCAACATGGGCGCGCCCCTCGGGACCCCCGGGTACATGTCGCCCGAGCAAGAGACGGGCGGCGAGGTCGACGCGCGCAGCGACTTGTTCGCGCTCGGCGCGGTCCTCTACGAATGCCTGGTGGGCGAGCCTCCGCCTCCCACCCCCAGCGGTCTCTGGCTCTCGGGCCCGAGCCCCACCGGCACCGGCCCGCGCGCCGCCCGCATCAAGATCGCGCTACGCAATCTCCCGCTCGGCTGGCAAACCGTGATCGAGCGCGCCCTCGCGCCCTCGCCGCGCGACCGCTTCCAAGACGCTCGAGCCTTTGCCCACGCCCTGCGCGAGCTCGGCGAGGCCGCGCCGCCCGCCGTGGGGAGCACGACCTCCTGAGACCTTAACAAGGGGAGTGACGGCACCCACGCCACCGACGAGAATAGGCGCGCTCATGAAGCCGTCCTACCTCGAGTCGATCATGCTTCGCCCCTCGCGCGCGCTCCTCCCGCTCCTTGCCCTTCTCCCCCTCGTCCTCGCCGTGGCGAGCGGGTGCGCCTCGTCGGATCCCCCGCGGCGCACCTCATACCCGCCGCCGCCCGGCGCCTATGGCCAACAAGGGCCGTACGGCCAGCCCGGCCCGTATGGCCCGCAAGGCCCGTATGGCCAACCGGGCCCCTACGGCCAGCCGCCGCCCTATGGCCAGCCATACCCGCCGCAAGGACAGCCCTATCCGCCGCAGGGCTACCCTCCTCCGCAGCAGCCCCCGCGCGCCGCGCCCATGCCGGGCGCGTCGCAGCCGCCGCCGGGCGCGCCCTCGATCTTG contains these protein-coding regions:
- a CDS encoding NFACT RNA binding domain-containing protein; protein product: MSNPPQKDGRSRDSTREDALALTSALTRARKRLSQRVLAIQRDLDRIDEAEAWAARAPWLVAAAARAPRGARFLEVSDWSPEGEEQKLTFPLDPSRTAREQVEAAFQRARRLRRGRPLAGERLAEAKRAIVAVDELRAELHGIVADDEGARDGGMGDGGELRDGERNGDSAPSPLGRLAELRQRAIAALPHDVRGVIPGAVRPISPKAKALSEGRKPPFRTFTARSGMRILVGRRAELNDELTFQVSRPYHLWLHAKDQPGAHVIAWNEKGKALTEAELADAACLAGHFSEARGEPIIDVTYTPRRYVRKPRRAPPGLVIADRAKVFSVRIDPAHLKALLATEVEG
- a CDS encoding serine/threonine protein kinase, with protein sequence MNRTSFPAGQVSTSFVKALLMYLEAEKGPAEADAWLHRCHIQRDDLDDETRPMSLMALHDALVAFVDVASRAAIIQAWRFIILPDNLGFWMRVLRGTSGPLDAFSRLDANESEYGRTTRWQTLVAGNAMWRGRVHIAHDPRIEEDGLLDDMRVAQLSAVPALFGYGRGHVVSLGKRKGGISELACDYEVRWYPSRVAVCTTIAGAIGSILGGATFFTDLSLTGQLLCVGATATGGALFGAAWAREHRRRAEVFAQSMRVNALERNLALKETRERVAAGRLEGTVVAGQYRIKQRMGSGASGVIYEACRVRDDLPVAIKLLRAAAAHDAVASDRLRREAEALGLAWHPNVVEMIDHGHLPDGTAYLVMELLEGESLAVRLRNKGALSPDHLLPVALQICEALIAVHAAGVVHRDLKPSNLFIEQPVPEAGAARPPERVKLLDFGIARVEWEETRITNMGAPLGTPGYMSPEQETGGEVDARSDLFALGAVLYECLVGEPPPPTPSGLWLSGPSPTGTGPRAARIKIALRNLPLGWQTVIERALAPSPRDRFQDARAFAHALRELGEAAPPAVGSTTS